A single window of Halobacillus naozhouensis DNA harbors:
- a CDS encoding sodium:solute symporter family protein produces MNISIMIPLFILYVILMSGLAYYGYRKTTSEADYLVGGRNINPIIMALSYGATLQSTSAIIGFGGVSANLGFGTLWLAFMNILFGIFVAFALFGTRIRKLSVQLDTHTFSSLLGKRYQSKFITVFSGAMIFLFMPAYTGVVLIGGGRYLQETLNMNFDLAIFILAIIVGGYVISGGIKAVMYTDAFAAFVMLIGMIIFLIIGYHSLGGVFDAHSTLTAMENLVPESLVEQGHQGWTSMPEAGSPLWWTMISTIIMGVGIGVLAQPQLVVRTMTVKNNQALHRSVLVGGIFMFFLTSGPFMLGAISNVQFYNTTGEIAVQAAGGNIDLVIPMLINGMMPDWFLYLFTLTLISLAISTISSLIHVQASAFGEDILKTLGITQIPGIKLSLSRLGVIIGMVGAVFMAYFLPSGVIAQATSFWFGICGAGFLPTLVGALYWKRASRIGAISSISVGFASSVIGYLFFNAKVATAIGLSSALFGKETLLGFPLTHIHPLLYALPISTVVFIVVSLKNPTKVDQKTYEVEDSVVNQ; encoded by the coding sequence ATGAATATCTCAATTATGATTCCTCTATTTATTCTATATGTTATTTTGATGTCGGGGTTAGCGTATTATGGTTATCGTAAAACAACATCTGAGGCTGATTATTTAGTTGGCGGACGTAATATAAACCCAATCATTATGGCTCTTTCCTATGGGGCAACACTCCAAAGTACATCCGCTATTATCGGCTTCGGCGGAGTATCGGCAAATTTAGGTTTTGGGACGCTATGGCTGGCGTTTATGAATATTTTGTTTGGTATTTTTGTTGCCTTTGCCCTATTCGGCACACGCATACGAAAGTTATCCGTTCAATTAGACACACACACTTTTTCTTCCTTATTAGGTAAGCGCTATCAATCCAAATTTATTACAGTGTTTTCGGGGGCAATGATTTTTCTTTTCATGCCTGCCTATACGGGTGTTGTCCTAATCGGTGGCGGGCGGTATCTACAAGAAACATTAAATATGAATTTTGATCTAGCCATATTCATACTAGCGATCATTGTTGGGGGTTATGTTATCAGTGGTGGCATTAAAGCGGTTATGTACACAGACGCCTTCGCTGCTTTTGTGATGCTTATCGGTATGATCATCTTTCTCATAATCGGCTATCATTCTCTCGGTGGAGTATTCGATGCCCATAGTACATTGACTGCCATGGAAAATCTAGTTCCAGAATCGCTTGTAGAGCAGGGACACCAAGGTTGGACATCGATGCCAGAGGCAGGCTCTCCGTTATGGTGGACAATGATCAGTACAATAATTATGGGTGTTGGAATTGGAGTGTTGGCCCAACCACAACTAGTGGTCAGGACCATGACAGTAAAAAATAATCAAGCTTTACACCGTTCGGTTTTAGTGGGCGGCATTTTTATGTTTTTCTTGACAAGTGGTCCATTTATGCTTGGTGCGATTAGTAATGTTCAGTTTTACAATACAACCGGGGAAATTGCTGTACAAGCTGCCGGAGGAAATATTGATTTAGTGATTCCAATGTTAATAAATGGAATGATGCCGGATTGGTTTCTATACTTGTTTACATTGACGTTGATATCACTAGCGATTTCCACGATTAGCTCCTTAATACACGTCCAAGCATCGGCTTTTGGAGAAGATATATTAAAAACATTAGGTATTACTCAAATCCCCGGGATTAAACTTAGTTTGTCCCGCCTTGGGGTTATTATTGGAATGGTAGGTGCGGTTTTTATGGCTTATTTCTTACCGAGTGGTGTAATTGCTCAAGCTACATCCTTCTGGTTCGGAATTTGTGGGGCGGGATTCTTGCCTACCTTGGTTGGCGCGCTATATTGGAAAAGGGCTTCAAGAATTGGGGCTATTTCAAGTATCAGTGTTGGTTTTGCGTCTAGTGTGATCGGCTATTTATTTTTCAACGCAAAAGTTGCTACGGCCATTGGGCTTTCTAGCGCTCTTTTCGGAAAAGAAACCTTACTGGGTTTTCCCCTAACTCATATCCATCCACTTTTATATGCATTGCCAATATCAACAGTAGTCTTTATCGTCGTAAGTTTAAAGAATCCCACAAAGGTTGACCAAAAGACATATGAAGTTGAAGATTCTGTTGTCAACCAATAA
- a CDS encoding 4-hydroxyphenylacetate 3-hydroxylase family protein has translation MMNGKEYLESLRDGRVVYLNGEQVDDVTTHPAYRNAARSVARLYDALHDPETAPTLTTETEDGHRTFKFFKASTSAKELLEARDAMAEWSKLSYGFMGRTPDYKAAFTGSLGPFADFYEGFEDNARRWYKKAQREVPFCNHTIVNPQMDRDQPLHKNKDVFVRAVEERDDGVVVSGVKMVGTSAALTHYNFVANYSPADLGEGDKSHALIFFVPMNAPGLKIISRQSFEEMATKNGTPFDYPLSSRFDENDAVIVLDNVLIPWEDILTYNNVDIANGFRPKTGWLNRYTFQGCTRFAVKLDFMVGLLLKATEMAGTSRFRGVQANIGEVISYRNMFWAISTAMASDPEEGPNGTVLPNSTYATAYRTFAPTVWPKIKGIFEQVVAGGLIQLPSSSKDFLNPEIRQYLDQYYKGSGGVSAEERVKVMKLIWDAIGTEFGGRHELYEINYAGNHEGIRLDALKMANTAGQTDQYKGFVDKALSDYDLSGWTSDDWINPEKELQKAMSALS, from the coding sequence ATGATGAATGGTAAAGAATATTTGGAAAGTCTTAGGGACGGTAGAGTTGTTTACTTAAATGGTGAACAAGTGGATGACGTAACAACACATCCAGCTTATCGAAATGCTGCAAGATCAGTAGCACGTTTGTACGATGCCTTGCATGATCCAGAAACAGCCCCCACCCTTACTACTGAAACAGAAGATGGACATAGAACCTTTAAATTTTTCAAAGCCTCAACAAGCGCAAAAGAACTTTTAGAAGCTAGAGATGCTATGGCAGAATGGTCCAAACTAAGCTATGGATTTATGGGGCGAACACCAGATTATAAAGCTGCCTTCACAGGATCACTGGGGCCGTTTGCAGATTTTTATGAAGGATTCGAGGATAATGCAAGAAGATGGTATAAGAAAGCACAAAGAGAGGTTCCTTTCTGTAACCATACTATTGTTAACCCGCAAATGGATCGTGACCAACCCCTTCACAAAAATAAGGATGTCTTTGTACGTGCAGTGGAAGAGCGAGATGATGGCGTTGTTGTAAGCGGTGTCAAAATGGTGGGTACGTCTGCTGCCTTAACCCACTATAATTTCGTAGCAAACTATTCACCAGCTGATTTAGGGGAAGGCGATAAGAGTCACGCTTTAATTTTCTTTGTCCCCATGAATGCTCCAGGTTTGAAAATTATTAGCCGTCAGTCATTTGAAGAAATGGCAACTAAAAATGGAACCCCATTTGACTATCCACTATCCAGTCGCTTTGATGAAAATGATGCTGTCATTGTTTTAGATAATGTGCTAATTCCATGGGAAGACATTTTAACCTATAACAATGTAGATATCGCAAATGGCTTCAGACCGAAAACCGGTTGGCTTAATCGCTATACGTTCCAGGGATGTACTCGTTTCGCTGTGAAACTTGACTTTATGGTAGGACTGCTACTTAAAGCAACGGAAATGGCTGGAACAAGTCGTTTCAGAGGAGTTCAAGCCAACATCGGAGAAGTCATTTCTTATAGAAATATGTTTTGGGCGATTTCTACAGCAATGGCTTCTGATCCGGAAGAAGGGCCAAATGGTACTGTATTGCCAAACAGCACATATGCAACTGCTTACCGTACGTTTGCCCCAACCGTTTGGCCAAAAATAAAGGGTATTTTTGAACAAGTTGTTGCTGGCGGGCTCATTCAGCTGCCTTCTAGTTCAAAGGACTTTTTGAATCCTGAAATCAGACAATATTTGGATCAATATTATAAAGGCTCTGGCGGTGTCAGTGCCGAAGAGAGAGTAAAAGTTATGAAATTAATTTGGGATGCCATTGGAACCGAATTTGGAGGACGACATGAATTATATGAAATTAATTATGCGGGAAATCACGAAGGTATCCGTTTAGATGCACTTAAAATGGCCAACACAGCAGGACAAACTGACCAATATAAAGGCTTTGTAGACAAGGCTTTGAGTGATTACGACCTTTCCGGTTGGACATCTGATGATTGGATTAACCCGGAAAAAGAACTCCAAAAAGCAATGAGCGCCCTTTCATAA
- a CDS encoding flavin reductase family protein: protein MEDRLFRDAMGKFATGVTVITTEIENEVHGMTANAFMSVSLDPKLISISIDERAGMHGKLKHSGKFAVNILSEKQQDISMHFAGQKKENREINFDWLKETPVIKDSLVTIVCNVYSTHKAGDHTLFIGEVIHVETNEDHPLTFYKGQYGLETSHV from the coding sequence ATGGAGGATAGATTATTTCGTGATGCCATGGGGAAATTTGCAACAGGTGTTACCGTTATTACTACGGAAATCGAAAATGAAGTACATGGAATGACAGCGAATGCTTTTATGTCTGTTTCACTAGACCCAAAGCTTATTTCTATATCGATCGATGAGCGCGCTGGGATGCATGGAAAACTAAAGCATTCCGGAAAATTCGCAGTTAATATTCTTTCGGAAAAACAACAGGACATTTCGATGCATTTCGCAGGTCAGAAAAAAGAAAACCGGGAAATCAATTTTGATTGGTTAAAGGAAACGCCTGTCATTAAGGATTCGTTAGTTACTATTGTGTGCAATGTGTATAGTACCCACAAAGCCGGAGACCACACGTTGTTCATTGGTGAAGTTATTCATGTGGAAACTAATGAAGATCACCCTTTAACCTTTTATAAAGGCCAATACGGACTGGAAACCAGTCATGTATGA
- a CDS encoding adenylyltransferase/cytidyltransferase family protein — protein sequence MEIVRLTHPLKESLSPKESHVMAVGFFDGVHLGHQDLIKQAKRIADQENRTLTAMTFDPHPDEVIKEETDRKYLTPLPAKAERLARFGCEKLFVVSFDKAFASLPPADFINDYVISLNTKNVVVGFDFTFGYKAKGDTEYLQKKSLKKPFNVTVIPKKTYDKEKISSTLLKSVIREGHVHLVPYYLGKHYEVIGHINTLRSRGKTIKVDPIGRYLLPKPGLYQVQVKDGKRTLQGLFRLFPSIEEESEITVNGLIDPHVNKISIQFTNEISSTAMISG from the coding sequence ATGGAAATTGTGCGGCTGACTCACCCTTTAAAAGAATCACTTAGTCCAAAAGAATCTCATGTTATGGCCGTGGGGTTCTTTGATGGAGTTCATTTAGGTCACCAAGATTTAATAAAACAAGCGAAACGGATTGCTGATCAGGAGAATAGAACACTAACCGCGATGACTTTCGATCCACACCCAGATGAGGTGATCAAGGAAGAGACTGACCGAAAATACCTAACCCCGTTGCCTGCTAAAGCAGAGAGATTAGCTAGATTCGGCTGTGAAAAATTGTTTGTTGTCAGCTTCGATAAGGCGTTTGCTTCTCTTCCTCCAGCTGATTTTATTAACGATTATGTTATAAGTCTTAATACAAAAAATGTGGTGGTGGGATTTGATTTTACCTTTGGTTATAAAGCAAAGGGAGATACGGAATATTTACAGAAAAAAAGCCTAAAGAAACCTTTCAATGTCACTGTGATTCCTAAGAAAACATATGACAAGGAAAAAATAAGCTCCACCTTATTGAAGAGTGTAATTAGGGAAGGCCATGTTCATCTCGTTCCATATTATTTAGGAAAACATTATGAGGTCATAGGTCACATCAACACTTTACGTTCAAGAGGAAAAACGATAAAAGTGGATCCAATTGGAAGATATCTTTTACCTAAACCAGGGCTGTATCAGGTCCAAGTCAAGGATGGAAAGCGAACGCTTCAAGGATTATTTCGTCTCTTCCCTTCTATTGAGGAAGAGAGTGAAATAACTGTAAACGGATTAATAGACCCCCATGTCAATAAGATTTCTATTCAATTTACCAACGAGATTTCAAGTACTGCAATGATATCGGGGTAA
- a CDS encoding helix-turn-helix domain-containing protein — MSQLIGYASGYYSKICEHNVLFKEVSCKGKGDSECRYVGKSLNQWEGEVDSELPYYENTTIVQELETAYEKLLEERNNLSRSVSIHKKLTEELINGNNLQSMADVVYQTTQKPIIIEDAAFHQLAYAGLTHERFEEVKSDVPSFLEEKKHINSFYQTSKRSSVNHQRLMAPIILEKKVFGYCSFVYDKKNEEPSEVDQLILERVATVCSLYMLNEKNSFEATERMKGHFLEQIIYGHFSSSKQEILKRGTYVNLNLERPYYIVALEYNNQHNHSKEELFFHEEVMERVLQYFKNCSHVLIGQRNGNIIFLIQKDFLKESINHLCDTLIGFLTKCFPMHTFKMGISSLTKDIQLASEFYDEAITALQMATSFNEVTHFEDLGVVGILIHSNNKKAIKQKAKQLLGTLYEQKDDHVEFIKTLYVFLSNGGNLEKTMDKLSLSMSGLRYRIKKIESLLGQDLRNPEFGYHLFITLQALVVEGEIKIE; from the coding sequence GTGTCACAACTAATTGGTTACGCTAGTGGCTATTACTCAAAAATTTGTGAACACAATGTTCTCTTTAAAGAAGTCTCTTGTAAAGGAAAAGGTGACAGTGAGTGTCGCTATGTTGGTAAATCACTAAACCAATGGGAAGGTGAAGTGGATAGTGAATTACCATATTACGAAAATACAACGATTGTACAAGAATTGGAGACAGCGTACGAAAAGCTTCTTGAAGAGCGTAATAATCTCTCGAGATCAGTATCCATTCATAAAAAATTAACGGAAGAACTCATCAATGGGAATAATTTGCAGTCCATGGCAGATGTTGTTTATCAGACAACGCAAAAACCCATTATAATAGAGGATGCAGCTTTTCACCAATTAGCGTATGCCGGATTAACTCATGAACGATTCGAAGAGGTAAAATCAGACGTTCCATCTTTTTTAGAGGAAAAGAAACACATCAATTCTTTTTATCAAACGAGTAAACGCTCGTCTGTTAATCATCAACGCCTGATGGCGCCAATTATTCTGGAGAAAAAAGTCTTTGGGTATTGTTCCTTTGTTTATGATAAAAAGAATGAGGAACCTTCTGAAGTGGACCAATTGATTCTGGAGAGGGTTGCCACCGTTTGTTCGTTATATATGCTAAACGAGAAGAATTCCTTCGAAGCCACAGAGAGAATGAAGGGGCACTTTTTAGAACAAATCATTTACGGACATTTCTCATCATCCAAACAGGAAATTTTAAAACGAGGAACTTACGTTAACCTTAACCTGGAACGACCCTATTACATTGTTGCACTTGAATATAATAATCAACACAATCATTCAAAAGAAGAGTTATTTTTCCATGAAGAGGTAATGGAACGTGTTCTTCAATATTTTAAAAATTGCTCCCATGTCTTGATCGGCCAACGGAACGGAAATATTATTTTTCTTATACAAAAGGACTTTTTAAAAGAAAGCATAAACCACTTATGCGACACTCTTATTGGCTTTCTAACCAAGTGTTTTCCGATGCATACCTTTAAAATGGGAATAAGTTCTTTAACCAAGGATATTCAACTGGCATCAGAATTTTACGATGAGGCTATTACTGCCTTGCAGATGGCCACTTCCTTTAATGAGGTAACACATTTTGAAGATCTAGGTGTCGTGGGAATATTAATTCATTCCAACAATAAAAAAGCCATCAAACAAAAAGCTAAACAACTTTTAGGGACACTATATGAACAAAAAGATGATCACGTAGAATTTATCAAAACTCTTTATGTATTTTTATCAAACGGGGGAAATCTTGAGAAGACGATGGACAAGCTTTCTTTGTCAATGAGTGGGTTACGCTACAGAATAAAAAAAATTGAGTCCTTACTTGGACAAGACCTCCGAAACCCTGAATTTGGTTACCATCTTTTTATAACGTTACAAGCTTTGGTTGTCGAAGGTGAGATAAAAATTGAATAA
- a CDS encoding fumarylacetoacetate hydrolase family protein — protein sequence MPYVRANHSGSLQHTVLEVNLQSSQVKLKEQNVDLEGQIWNPPVSGTVYGTLLNYKGSLEKMGESLNEDPYKRPPQAPVLYIKPANTLIGHQGIVPFPKEEDELEIGASLGIVIGQKATKVSQEDALNYVEGYTVVSDISIPHESVFRPAIKEKARDGFCPVGPWVIEKEAVENVDALDISVYINDEVKQENNTKNLVRSVSELLKDVTEFMTLNKGDVLMIGIPENAPKASNGDHVRIEIENVGTLKHTIAKK from the coding sequence ATGCCATATGTAAGAGCCAACCATAGTGGATCTCTGCAGCATACAGTACTCGAAGTTAATCTACAATCCTCTCAGGTAAAACTTAAGGAGCAAAATGTTGACCTAGAGGGGCAAATATGGAACCCGCCTGTTTCAGGAACGGTTTATGGAACGTTGCTAAATTATAAAGGAAGTTTAGAAAAAATGGGAGAATCACTAAATGAGGACCCTTATAAACGACCGCCCCAAGCGCCGGTTTTATATATAAAACCAGCGAACACCCTTATCGGACATCAAGGAATAGTACCATTTCCAAAAGAAGAGGATGAATTGGAGATAGGGGCCAGTCTTGGCATTGTGATTGGTCAAAAGGCCACAAAAGTAAGCCAAGAAGATGCCCTGAACTATGTGGAAGGGTATACGGTTGTGAGTGATATCAGCATTCCCCATGAAAGTGTATTCCGACCGGCTATTAAAGAAAAAGCCAGGGATGGTTTTTGCCCAGTCGGTCCTTGGGTGATCGAAAAGGAAGCAGTTGAAAATGTAGACGCTTTAGACATCAGTGTGTACATAAATGATGAAGTAAAACAGGAAAACAACACGAAAAATCTGGTGAGGTCTGTTTCTGAATTACTTAAAGATGTGACAGAGTTCATGACATTAAACAAAGGGGACGTTTTAATGATCGGGATACCGGAAAACGCTCCTAAAGCATCCAACGGGGATCATGTACGCATTGAGATCGAAAATGTTGGTACATTAAAACACACAATCGCGAAGAAATAG
- a CDS encoding fumarylacetoacetate hydrolase family protein has product MKTARVAYEGDIHHATASHEGVQLENGKSIAEEEVVWLPPIEPKTCFALGLNYFDHASELSFKAPEEPLVFLKGSNTFIGHRGNTKRPDDVTNMHYECELAVVIGKQAKDVPKDNAYDYVAGYTIANDYAFRDYLENYYRPNLKVKNRDDSTPLGPWFVDVDDISDPMNLSLCTYVNGEIVQEGSTKDMIFDVPTLIEYLSSFMTLNPGDLLLTGTPKGTVDTKVGDEVITEIEGLGRLKNTIIE; this is encoded by the coding sequence ATGAAAACAGCTCGTGTAGCTTATGAAGGAGATATCCATCATGCGACCGCATCTCATGAGGGAGTCCAATTGGAAAATGGTAAATCTATAGCAGAAGAGGAGGTCGTGTGGCTTCCTCCCATCGAACCGAAAACATGTTTTGCGTTAGGATTGAATTATTTTGACCATGCGAGCGAATTATCTTTTAAGGCTCCCGAGGAACCCCTCGTTTTTTTAAAAGGCTCTAATACCTTTATAGGTCACCGTGGTAATACTAAGCGTCCCGACGATGTTACGAACATGCACTATGAGTGTGAACTGGCCGTAGTCATTGGAAAACAGGCCAAGGATGTTCCAAAAGATAATGCTTATGACTATGTTGCTGGATATACTATTGCAAATGATTATGCTTTTCGAGATTATTTAGAGAATTATTACAGGCCTAATCTTAAAGTGAAAAACCGTGATGATAGTACGCCTTTAGGACCGTGGTTTGTGGATGTTGATGATATTTCAGATCCGATGAATTTATCGTTATGTACCTATGTAAATGGAGAGATTGTCCAAGAAGGTTCAACGAAGGATATGATTTTTGATGTTCCCACTTTAATTGAATACTTAAGTAGCTTTATGACATTAAACCCTGGCGATCTACTATTAACTGGAACTCCAAAAGGTACAGTAGACACGAAGGTTGGAGATGAAGTGATCACTGAAATTGAAGGGCTGGGAAGGCTTAAAAATACAATCATTGAATAA
- a CDS encoding 5-carboxymethyl-2-hydroxymuconate Delta-isomerase, producing the protein MPHVILEYTDNLSPHTDIQQLLKKINNVLISKKEVYPIGGVRCRAHEVHHYCIADGQENDAFVHATFKIGKGRSEQEKQETCEEIFETIKIHFQGYSKEHYLALSLELVEFQNGTFKSNNIHQRFK; encoded by the coding sequence ATGCCACATGTCATTTTAGAGTACACGGATAATCTTTCTCCTCATACGGACATTCAACAACTACTTAAGAAAATCAATAATGTTTTAATCTCTAAGAAAGAGGTTTACCCAATAGGGGGAGTTAGATGCAGAGCCCATGAGGTTCACCATTATTGCATAGCAGATGGACAAGAAAATGATGCATTTGTCCATGCCACTTTTAAGATAGGTAAAGGGCGAAGTGAACAAGAAAAACAGGAAACGTGTGAGGAGATTTTCGAAACAATAAAAATACATTTTCAAGGCTATTCTAAGGAACATTATTTAGCCTTATCGCTTGAGTTAGTGGAGTTTCAAAATGGAACTTTTAAATCGAATAATATACATCAGCGGTTCAAATAA
- a CDS encoding aldehyde dehydrogenase family protein codes for MPATDSIKREKLFIHGQWKEGSDYTELVSPYSGEVISEIPSASTEDVEEAINAADSVKPIMRNLSSFERAEILEELVTLLKSNKERAAHIIALEAAKPISTAKGEVERTIQTYKFAAEEAKQNHGEMISLDATPGGKNRIGYTKYEPIGVIGAITPFNFPMNLVAHKIGPAIAAGNAIVLKPASQTPLSSFFLAELLEKAGLPSGALNVVTGKGRVVGNAIVEDERVNMVTFTGSPEVGKSIRNKAELKRVTLELGSNAALIIDEDTDIDSIVSRCVSGAFSFQGQVCISLQRVYVHENLYEEFVQKFVKETEKLQLGDPLSESTDISALISPEDVTRSLEWIEEATKNGASIASGGQSDGNMLQPTVLLNVEPSMKVSCQEVFAPIVLIDKISSIDEGIEKVNDSKYGLQAGIYTESISSALDAADQLEVGGVIVNDFPTFRVDNMPYGGVKDSGTGKEGVKYSYEEMSEMKLVVINQD; via the coding sequence TTGCCAGCAACAGATTCCATAAAAAGAGAAAAGCTTTTTATCCATGGACAATGGAAGGAAGGAAGCGATTATACAGAACTCGTTTCCCCATATAGCGGAGAAGTCATAAGTGAAATTCCATCTGCTTCTACGGAAGACGTGGAAGAGGCGATCAATGCCGCCGATTCTGTAAAGCCAATTATGAGAAACTTATCATCTTTTGAACGTGCAGAAATTCTTGAAGAGCTTGTGACCCTTTTAAAATCAAATAAGGAAAGAGCAGCACATATTATTGCATTAGAAGCAGCTAAGCCGATCTCTACGGCAAAAGGAGAAGTAGAAAGAACCATTCAAACATATAAGTTTGCAGCTGAGGAGGCTAAGCAAAATCATGGGGAGATGATCTCTCTTGATGCAACACCTGGCGGGAAAAATCGGATAGGTTATACCAAATACGAACCGATTGGGGTTATAGGCGCTATTACCCCGTTCAATTTCCCGATGAATTTAGTGGCCCATAAAATAGGACCAGCTATCGCGGCAGGGAATGCCATTGTATTAAAACCAGCCTCCCAAACCCCGCTGTCTTCCTTTTTCCTTGCCGAGTTACTAGAAAAAGCCGGTCTTCCAAGTGGGGCTCTAAACGTGGTTACAGGAAAGGGAAGAGTGGTAGGAAACGCCATTGTAGAAGATGAACGTGTGAATATGGTTACATTTACTGGAAGTCCAGAAGTAGGGAAATCCATCCGTAATAAGGCTGAGTTAAAAAGAGTAACCCTCGAGTTAGGGTCGAATGCTGCCCTTATTATCGATGAAGATACGGATATTGATTCGATCGTTTCAAGATGTGTGAGTGGGGCATTCAGTTTCCAGGGTCAAGTATGTATTTCATTACAAAGGGTTTATGTACATGAAAACCTTTATGAAGAATTTGTCCAGAAGTTTGTAAAAGAAACGGAAAAACTTCAATTAGGAGATCCTCTCTCTGAAAGCACCGATATTTCAGCCTTGATTTCCCCAGAGGATGTTACACGTTCCTTAGAATGGATAGAGGAAGCAACGAAAAATGGTGCTTCCATTGCTTCAGGGGGGCAATCTGATGGGAATATGCTCCAACCGACCGTTTTATTAAATGTTGAACCTAGCATGAAGGTATCATGCCAAGAAGTATTTGCTCCGATTGTTTTGATCGACAAAATATCCTCTATTGATGAAGGGATAGAGAAGGTGAACGATTCGAAATATGGGCTTCAAGCAGGAATCTACACAGAATCCATTTCTTCAGCTCTTGATGCGGCAGATCAGCTGGAAGTTGGTGGAGTGATTGTTAATGATTTTCCTACCTTCAGAGTCGATAACATGCCTTATGGAGGAGTGAAGGACAGCGGTACCGGAAAAGAAGGCGTGAAATATTCTTATGAAGAAATGTCTGAAATGAAATTAGTTGTGATCAACCAAGATTAA
- a CDS encoding symporter small accessory protein, protein MLGFGDLWSALAWFGAILAPIVCIVYGAYMWNKGGEEE, encoded by the coding sequence ATGTTAGGATTCGGAGATTTATGGAGTGCACTTGCCTGGTTTGGGGCCATTTTAGCTCCTATTGTGTGTATTGTTTATGGAGCATATATGTGGAATAAGGGAGGGGAAGAAGAGTGA